The following is a genomic window from Pedobacter sp. KBS0701.
TTATTAGATATTTTAATGTAATTTTCAATGGCCATCGTCATTGATGGAACGCCTGGGGTTGGCGCAGCAATATCCACTATCAAATCCATATCAGTACAAGCTTTACTGGTATTGGTTCCAAAAGCAGCAATCCGGGTGTTATTCTGTTTAAAATCGGGGAAATTTTTAAACAAAGACTGAATACTTGATGGGCTAAAAAACGCGATAACATCGTAGAATACTTCAGCTAAATCAGATAGATCACTTACTACGGTCCTAAATAAAACCGCAGGTGTAAAATTATACCCGCTTTTTTCCAAAAACTTCATTGTGTCTTCGGTAGCCATATCAGAGCAAGGGTATAAAAACTTTTCGTTTGCATGTTTCTTTAACACCTCTGCTAAGTCAGCTGCAGTTTGTTTACCGAAAAAGATCTTACGCTTTCTGTATTGGATATACTTCTGCAAATACAATGCAATGGTTTCAGAAAGACAGAAATATTTTAATTCTGCTGGCACCTCATAACGCATTTCTTCACAGATTCTAAAAAAATGATCTGCGGCATTACGGCTGGTAAAAATTACTGCCGTAAAATCGGCAAGGTTAATCTTATCCTTTCTAAAGTCTCTTGCGGGTACACCCTCAACATGAATAAAAGACCTGAAATCAACTTTTAAGTTGTGTTTTTTGGCCAAATCGTAGTAAGGAGATTTTTCTGTTTCAGGTTTTGGTAAAGTAACCAAAATACTTTTTACTTTGCGGATTCTAGAGTCGTTCTTTTCTTGCATTTTCCTTTTCCTGCTACAGTCCTATCGTTTTAATTAGTATTACGACGGGACATATTTCGAGGGCGCAAAAGTACAAAAATAAATGCATTTTAGAAAACTTATTATTAGAAAGTATCGTTATGCCTGCCCGCAAAAGCTGAAAAGTAAAAATGACACCTAACAACAAGAATGCCAACACGATATAAACTTCGCCATATTTAAGTGGTGATAGCGCAAAAGCAACCACTAAAGGAATAAATAGTAATGATGCATTGAAGTAGCTGAGGTATAAAATTGAGATGTATTCGCCCACCGGTTTCTGCACATTGAAGAGGTAGCCCAAAAAGCGTAAAAGAACCAGTTTTAACGCATAAAAAACAATTATAGTAATTGATATACTAAAGAAAAATTTAAACCCATCTTTCGCCTGATACATATCATTCCATTGGGCCACCAGAAAAAAGAACATCCCAAAAACAAAACCGAACTGCACAAAAAGTAACAAAAATGGCCATGAGCTAAAGAGGTTATCTTCTTTGTTAATATTATTCAAAATCCTGTTACTGAAAAATGATTGCACGATTGCAGATAGTTGTTTCGAAAAAGCATTTTTTAGAATCGCAAAAATGATAAGCATACCAAAAATAAATCCTAGCAAGCCTACGTTTCCCTTAGGGATTTTTGTACCCAACTGGTATGGATTAGCTTTTTTCTTTAAATGCTGGTATTTCTTGTGCCATGCCCATAAATCCAGCTTTGCAGAAAGATATTCCTTTTCAATAGTATCTAAAAGTGCACTTTTATTAATTAAACTATCAGGAAGTACCCAGGTATGGTGAATTAAAGAATCGGTATAAAATTTCTGCCTGGCCAACGTTGCCGAATCGGGGCGGTATCTTCGGTACCGGTATTGATTTACCACCGCGCTATCTGCCTGAAAGGGCAATTGATTTGCTGCCACAAAATCTGCAGACCATAAAAAGGCAAACAAAAAGAAAATAAATTTCGGCATGCTGTAAATCAAAACTTAAGGATGCAAAAGTAGTCGAATAATCATGGTTTACCTAAAGAAAATAAATGGATTGATGAAGAACTTATTTAGGAACAATGACTACACACCTAATAAGCATCTAAAAAGTAAAGCTATTACTTTACAAAAACAACAATAAAGTAAAGCTATTACTTTACTAAGAATTATTAATTTCATAGCTCCAATCGCCAACCATATATTTATGACAATAAAGAAAATTTAACTTCACTATCTTTGCATCAATGTCCGGTATCTATATCCATATTCCTTTCTGTAAAAAGGCTTGTCACTATTGCGATTTCCATTTCAGCACCTCATTAAAATATGCAGAAGAAATGGTGGAGGCCATCTGCAAGGAAATCAAAATAAAAAAAGACCGGATTAGCGGACAAGTCGGAAGTATTTATCTGGGTGGCGGCACCCCCTCTATTTTATCTCAGGCAGCTTTGCAAAAGATTTTCGATACCATTAACCATACTTTTTCGGTTGATGCAGATGCCGAAATCACCATTGAAACCAATCCCGATGATTTAACCGCGCAGAAGTTAAAAGAACTGAAACAATTGCCTGTTAACCGCTTTAGCGTGGGTATACAATCTTTTTATGATGAAGACCTGATCTGGATGAACAGGGCACACCAGGCCAGAGAAGCTGAAGATTGCATCAGGAGAAGTCAGGATGCCGGTTTTGAAAACTTAACACTTGATCTGATTTACGGATATCCTTTATTAACGGATCAAAAATGGCTGAACAATATCCAAAAGGCAATTGAGCTTGAGGTTCCTCATATTTCGGCTTACGCACTCACGGTAGAACCTCGGACAGCTTTAGCTCATGCCATAAAAAGCAAAAAACAAACACCCGTAAACGATAACCAAAGTGCTGCCCAATTTCTCATTTTAATGGAGCAACTGGTTGATGCCGGATTTGAACACTATGAAATTTCAAATTTTGCTAAACCAGGCCATTATGCCGTGCACAATACCAATTATTGGAAGGGTATAGATTACATTGGCATCGGTCCGTCGGCACATGGTTTTAATGGCCAAAACAGGTTCATGAACCCAGCGAATAATGCCTTGTACATGGAAACTTTAGGGCATAATAAGCTCCCGGAAATGGTTGAAGAACTGAGTTTGAACGATAGATTTAACGAATATGTAATGACCTCGTTAAGAACGATGTGGGGAACTGATTTACAGAAAATAAATACTGATTTTGGGAAAGATTTTTTAGAGGAAACAAAATACAACCTTAAAAATTTTGAGGATAAAGATTGGCTGATCATTGATGGCGACAAACTCAGGTTAAGCCAGAATGGAAAATTATTTGCCGATCATATTGCTTCGGAATTATTCATTGTAGGGAATGAATGAGTGAATTGAGAAGGATTGAATTAGAGAATGACGGATTTAGCGATCAAAACAACATTCACTCATTCAAAACTCAATCATTCAATAATTAATTAAAATATATATGTCAAAAATTGTATGGATTACAGGCGCATCGTCAGGTATTGGCGAGGCCCTGGTATATGAATATTTTAAAGGAGGTGAAAAGCTGATTATTTCGGGGAGAAACCGCGATGAATTGTTCCGCGTTAAAGGGAACTGCCAAAATTCTTTTAATGTGCATGTTTTACCATTCGATTTAAGCGAAACCGAAACACTGGAAAATAAAGCCGCTGATGCCATACGTATTTTTGGAAAAATAGACTTACTGATCAATAGTGGAGGTGTGAGCCAGCGGAGTTTAGCCTTAGAAACCAATCTGCAAACGGAACAACAGATTATGGACACCAATTTTTGGGGAACAGTGGTGTTGAGTAAAGCAGTTTTACCCTTGATGATCTCCAATGGTGGTGGGCAAATTGCCCTAATCAGCAGTTTGGTTGGAAAATTCGGCACGAAGTTCCGTTCTACTTATGCCGCTTCTAAACATGCACTACATGGTTATTTCGACTCCCTCCGATCAGAAGTTTATGACAAAAACATCGATATTACCATTATCTGTCCTGGATTCATTAAAACCAATGTAACTTATAATGCACTCACTGCAGACGGAAAGCCATTAAATATCATGGGCGAAGCACATGAAAATGCGATGACACCTGCCGATTGCGCCAAACAGATTGTACAAGCCATCCGTAATAAAAAAGAAGAAGTTTATATTGGTGGAAAGGAAACAAAAGCAGTACTATTGAAGCGTTTTTTCCCCAAGATTTTTTCTAAAAAGGTGAGGACAGCGAAGGTGAATTAGACTGTCGTTTTGCGGTTGGCGTTAAGCGTGACCAGCGATTTCACAGTGGCTTGTGGATCTGTCAAATCGTGAGTCCTGGCAAGAGCAGCCCCCTGTTAAACAAACCCGGATTGAAGCGGTTTCGATTCTTCATCGAAAGTAGTAAAAAGCGGGACTGTAATTTCCGAAGAACCACTACAGTACCTTTTCAAAATCAAAAAAAACAAAAATTAATCAACTAATAATCAATTCATTAAATAATAAATTTTATTTCTAAAAACCAAGTATCTGTAGGCCGTCGTAAATGGAATCAAATAACAGAAACTTAATAATTAGAAATAATGAAAAATTTAATCTTATCAGTATTTGCCGTAATTACAATGGCATTCACAACTCAAGTTTATGCTCAAAAAAACCCAATGGTTGGTGGGGCAGCAATGTATGCAACTAAAGATATTGTAGACAATGCAGTAAATTCAAAAGACCACACCACCTTGGTGGCAGCAGTTAAAGCAGCAGGTTTGGTAGAAACTTTAAAAGGCGCCGGACCTTTCACCGTTTTCGCTCCAACCAATGCAGCTTTTGACAAACTTCCTGCCGGAACTGTAGATAATTTGGTTAAACCAGAAAACAAAGCAACCCTTACCAAAATTTTAACTTACCATGTTGTTGCCGGTAAAATGGATAGCAAGGCAATCGCAAAAGCAATTAAAGCTGGTGGTGGCAAAGCAGAATTAACTACAGTAGAGGGTGGTAAACTTTGGGCCTGGATGGAAGGTAAAAAATTGGTTTTAAAAGATGAAAAAGGCGGAATGAGCACTGTAACTATAGCAGATGTTAATCAAAAAAATGGTGTAATCCATGTGGTTGATACCGTTTTAATGCCTAAATAAGCTATCATTATCCTTATGTCTAAACTAAACGTTCTGGCTTTTGCCGGAACGTTTTGGTTTTAACTAGTTTTTTTAACACTTCCCTTAATTCATACCATCTGACTTTTTTTGATGAATTGTCAGTTTTTTTTAAAGTTTTTCCATTTCTGATACTTCCTGTTTTTAACTATTTAATTTTGCTGCATTAATAGTTATTTAACATGAAATTCAATTTATCTCCGATAGATGTAGTTGAAAACATATCTAAATCAGATTTCGAGCTAAACTACCTCAAGCCACGCAGACCCTTGGTAATTAAAAATATGGCAAAGAAATGGCCGGCTTACCAAAAGTGGACAATGGATTACATGAAAGATATTGTTGGAGATAAAACTGTTCCTCTTTACGACAGTTCGAAGGCTGATCCTTCTAAACCGATCAATGCATCGGCAGCAGAAATGAAATTTGGTGATTATATTGATCTGATTAAGAAAACACCAACAGACCTGCGCATATTTTTGTTCGACCCGATAAAGTTTGCACCGAAATTACTGGAAGATTATATTGCCCCAAAAGAGTTGATGGGCGGCTTTTTAGATAGTTATCCGAATATGTTTTTTGGTGGAAAGGGCTCTGTTACCTTCTTGCATTACGATATCGACCTGGCACACATTTTCCATACTCACTTTAACGGGAGGAAACATGTCATCCTGTTTGATTATAAATGGAAAGAGCGGTTATACCAGATTCCTTATGCCACTTATGCGCTTGAAGATTATGATGTAGAAAACCCTGATTTCGAAAAATTTCCGGCATTAAAAGGCGTTAAGGGAGTAGAAGCTTTTCTAGAACATGGCGATACCTTATTTATGCCTACCGGTTACTGGCACTGGATGAAATACCTTGATGGCTCCTTCTCCATCAGCCTGAGGGCGTGGGATAAAAGCTGGGCAGTAAAAGCAAAAAGCTTGTATAACTTAACTTTACAGCGTAAATTTGACGACTTTATGAAGGCAAACTACCGTGAAAAATACATGCACTGGAAAGAAGAACTCGCCATTAAAAGGGCAAGTAAAGCGTTGGAAAAAAATTTACCGAGATAACAATGAGAGCATGAATAAGTGATTGAATGATAAAATGAGTAGTGCTAGCCTTATGCCCATTCACTAAATCAAAAGTCACCAATTTACTATTCAATCATTCTCTCATTCAACATTCAATCATTAAAATACATGCATCCTAACATTATAAAAATACAAGAAAGTATTACTTCCCTTAAACAGGAAATTATTAACCACAAGGTTTATTCGGCCATTAGCGAACTGGAAGATCTGCGCGTTTTTATGGAACACCATATTTTCGCGGTTTGGGATTTTATGTCGCTGCTTAAGGCTTTACAGATTAACCTGACTTGCACCAGTTTGCCCTGGTTCCCGGTTGGTGATCCGGTTACCAGGCAGCTGATCAACGAAATTGTTGCCGGAGAAGAATCGGATGTGGATGCTGATGGCGCGATTAAAAGCCATTTCGAACTGTATTTAGACGCGATGGATCAATGCGGAGCAAATACAAAACCCATTAATGATTTTTTAAACGCCTTAAAAAACGGTAAAAGTTTTAATGAAGCATTTGACATGGCAAATGTTCCTGCTGCCGCCAAAGATTTCGTGAATGCAACATTCGAAACCATCAACAGCGGTAAAACACACTTACAGGCAGCCAGTTTTACCTTCGGTCGGGAGGATCTGATCCCGAATATGTTTTACAGCATGGTAAATGATTTGAACAGTACCCAGGCCGATAAAGTATCGGTTTTTAAATATTACCTGGAGCGACACATCGAGGTAGATGGCGATCACCACAGCCATTTGGCACTTTCTATGACGGAAAAACTCTGCGAAAAAGAGGAAGCATTTTGGGCTGAGGCTGAAGAAACTACAAAACAGGCCTTACAAAAAAGGATCGACCTTTGGGATGCCGCTTATGCAGAAATTATTAAAAATAAAGTTGAAGCGCAATTATTAAATTGTTAAGTATTTGCTAATTTAGATTACGTGATTTTAGTCACATTTACCTGTTAACATCAATTTTGTAAAATAAAATTTACACATTTGTTGTTCGGCACAAATAACCGATTTAAGCGCATGAGTTTCATTTTAAAACCTGTTGATATTGTTGAGAATATCACTCCTGAAGATTTTAAGAAAAATTATTTGAAAACTAAACGTCCGTTAGTAATCAGGGGCCTGACCAAAGATTGGCCTGCAAGAGAAAAATGGACCACTGAATATTTAAAAGAAATTGGCGGCGAATTAGAGGTTCCACTTTACGATAACTCGAAAGCTGATCCGTCAAAACCCATCAATGCGGCCACTGCACACATGAAATTTGGCGATTACCTTGACCTGATCAAACGTGAGCCGACTGAATTGAGGATTTTCTTTTTCAACCTGTTTAAAAAAGTGCCTAGTTTAATCAATGATGTAAAAATCCCGAAAGATTTAATGGGCGGTTTTATTGAAAGTATGCCCGCCATGTTTTTTGGTGGTTCTAATTCGGTAACCTTTTTGCACTACGATATCGATTTGCCACACATTTTCCATACCCACTTTGGTGGCAGAAAACACATTGTTTTATTTGATAATAAATGGAAAGATAGATTGTACTGCCTGCCAAATGCAACTTATGCTTTGGAAGATTATGATGTTGCCAACCCTGATTTCGAAAAATTCCCTGCGTTAAACGGTGTTGAGGGTTATGAAGTTTTCTTAGAGCATGGCGATACCCTATTTATGCCTACAGGTATGTGGCACTGGATGAAATACCTGGATGGTTCATTCTCTTTAAGCCTAAGGGCATGGGACCAATCAATTACCCGAAAGGTAGCCAGTGTTTGGAGTTTATTTACCCATGGTGCCATTGATAGTTTGATTAAAATGACTTTCAAAGAAAAATATGCTAACTGGAGAGAGAAAAAAGCAGTAAAAATTGCTGAAAGAGCTTTAGCCAAAGGCAGACCATAAAACTTAAAAAAAATTAAACTACAACGGGGCATCGGTAACGATAGTCCCGTTTTTTGTTATTATTGTGAATACATTTAGTGCAGATTAAAAAATCAGATCATCAATGGATATCAATACTCTTACGGAAAAACAAAAAATGCTTGCTGGCAAAGCTTATCAGGCTGGAGGCGAAGAACTATCAAAGGAAAGATTAAAAGCCCGTGAAATCGTTTATGAGTTTAATAACCTGGCACCCAAATTTATCAAGCAGCGAAAAGAATTACTAAAAAGATTGTTCGGAAAAACAGAAAGAATGTTCTACGTTGAGCCTCCCTTTAGATGTGATTATGGCTATAACATCGAAATTGGAGATAATTTTTATGCGAACTTTAACCTCGTTATTTTAGACTGCGCAAAAGTAAGCATCGGAAATAGTGTTTTTATCGCACCGAATGTAGCCATTTATACTGCCGGACATCCAATGCATGCGCATTTAAGAGATCAGGAATACGAATGGGCGCAGGAAGTGACCATAGGCAATAGTGTATGGATCGGTGGAAATGTAGTGATTAACCCTGGCGTAAAAATCGGATCAAATGTGGTTATCGGATCTGGTAGCGTAGTTACGAGGGATATTCCGGATAACGTTTTTGCTGCAGGAAACCCATGCAGGGTAATCCGTGAGTTAACAGATGCGGATAAGGATTATTATTATAAGGATTTTAAGTTGGGCGAATAAATTCATCATCTCCTAACTTAAGAGACCTTAATAAAAAACGGCGTCATCTCGACTGGAACGCAGTGGAGTGGAGAGATCCATCTAAACAGATTTAGCTTCGCTGAGCCTTCCGGTTCTCGACTTCGTTACCGATGATGTAACCTGTTAAACAGGTAAGCATACTATAAGTAAAAAAGTAGATACTTAAATCGGTACATGATGCACTCCGCTTAAAATGAATTCATTTAAATAGCTGAAATTTTAGGTGTTTTTTACCATATAAGACATTTAAGGTCATATGAGATTACATGTTCTTATATGATCTTAAATGGTAAATTTTGCGCACAGCCCTGCAAAAGGAATTTAACAACTTAGATGTTCTCAGATGCCAGAGATGATTAATTAAATAAAGGAGCCTTTATTTTTATGACCACCTAAGCAACCTTAGTTCACCTGAGTCTTGCCATGTGCACAGTATAAATCTAATAGTATGCAGCAGGCACTAAACGTCACCCTCATTTTTCAGGTAAAGGCTCTGATTATTACTCCAATGATGACACGAGGGGAACTTCGTTACCGAGACAACTTTATCTCCCTCATCCATTTCCCATCCCACATCTTCCATTCCTAGCTGCTATGATCAACGATCACCTTCCATTCCCCCTTAATTTTTTTGATTAAAAGCGTAAAATACCCTTTTAACTCATCTTTTTCGCGTTTTACATTCCAACTGCCTAATACAAATGCCAGATCGGGTTTCAAAAATTCGACCTTTTTTATTCCAAACACCAAAAAGCCCATAGCAGATTTATCCGGGTAGCCTTTTTTATAATTATCCAACGTTTTTTGCCATCCGTAGGTTGGTCCGGTTTTACCCACAAAAAGTAAACTATCCGATTTTTCATATCCCTGCATAAAAGCTTCAACATCACCTTTGTTCCAGTCGGTACGTTGCTTCTCCAGCAAATTAAGTATGACCTGTTTATCTTTCTCATTTTGAGCAAAAGCGCTGAAGGAAGCTAAAAACAATGCAATTACAAGTATTTTTTTCATGGTTAATTGAGTTGAGGTAAAAATTAAAGATATGAAACAAATTATTTTGTTCAATGCGTAAAAATTCTTTATTTACGTATCTATAAATCTTCTATGCAAAATAAAGTAATCACGATTGGCGAAATACTCTGGGATGTTTTTCCAGAAGGCAAAAAAGCTGGCGGCTCGAGCATGAACGTTGCGCTTAATTTACACAAACAAGGGATAGAGAGCCGCTTTATTAGTGCCATAGGCAATGATGAAAACGGCAAAGAGCTATTCAATTTTCTAGCCAGCAATCATTTTGCAACAGATTTGATCCAAGTTAACGATGAATTACCAACCAGTACAGTTGTAGTACAACTGGATGAAAATCATCAGGCTACTTATACCATTAAACAACCCGTAGCATGGGATGAGATCAAAATCACCGAGGAAAACACATCAGCTGTAAAACAAGCAGATGCATTAGTATATTGTAGTTTAACCTGCAGGGATGAAAAATCTAAAAAAACCATTCTGGCACTTTTAGAAAATGCCAAAACTAAAATATTCGACATCAATCTCCGCGCTCCTTTTTATTCAAAGGAATTAATTAGAGAGCTTTTGACAAAAGCAGATATCCTTAAAATAAACGAAGATGAAATTCTTTGGGTAAAAGAATCATTTGGTTTAACGGGCAATACTGATGAACAGTTACTAAAACAGCTTTCGAGTCAGTTCAATATAGAAATCATTTGCCTGACATTAGGTGATAAGGGTGCCTGTGTTTTAAAAGAAGGCAAATTATTTAAACATACCGGTTACAAAGTTCAGGTTGCGGATACCGTTGGTGCGGGTGATGCTTTTTTAGCCACATTTATTGCCTGCTACCTGCAAGGTTACCCCATGGAAACCACTTTGGATAATGCCTGTAAGGTAGGTGCTTTTGTAGCCTCACAACCGGGTGCAAATCCTGATTATAATAAAAAGATTTACCATATAGCGCTGGGTTAAGCTTTTATAAGACCTTATAGGTTTTTGAAACCTATAAGGTCTGTTAGATTTATTTTTTAAACGGTGGGTTTTACGTTAGGGATTGTAAGGGTTCAGTGCCGGTTCTTCAGCGGTACCGAAGCGAAGCGTAGCCCTGAAAAGCCAGACCCTTGCGCAGCTTGGGGAACGCCCTAATCAGTTGGCTGTTTTCAGTTTTCAGTTTCCAATTTAACCATGCTTTGGTCTTTCCGTTTTTACGTTTCTTCTTCCCTCCAAATATGACACCGCGCTTAAATTTATGCAAAACGAAACTTTTATCTTCGATAAATCGTTAATACAAGCACATGAGAGGTTTTCGTTTTTCTGATTATAAGCCGGGCGATGCGCCAAAGGGTGGGTTTGATGAGTTGCTGAAATTATTTAGCGAACTGCTGAATTATACAGCCGGAGACGCGGCAGAAGCTTTAAGCTGGCTGAACGAGCTCGATAAACAATATAAATTAACCAATAATGATTATGGTATCGGTAATTTTATCGACGACCTGAAGGATAAGGGTTACCTTACTGAAGACAATCAATCGGGAGAGTTTAAGATTACGGCCAAAACGGAACAGACCATCCGCAAATCTGCATTGGATGAAATTTTCGGGAAACTGAAAAAATCTGGACGTGGTAACCACAACAGTAACCAATCGGGTATTGGCGAAGAGAAAAATGCCGACAGACGGGAATATAACTTCGGCGACAGTTTAGATCAGATCGACATGACTGCTTCTATCCAAAATGCACAGATTAATCACGGAATTGGCGATTTCACTTTAACAGACCGCGATTTGGAAGTAGAGGAAAAGGATTTTAAAACCTTAACATCTACGGTATTGATGATCGACATTTCGCATTCGATGATATTATATGGCGAAGACCGCATTACCCCGGCCAAAAAAGTTGCCATGGCACTTGCTGAACTGATTAAAACGAAGTATCCTAAAGATACTTTAGATATTGTTGTTTTTGGAAATGATGCCTGGCCCATCAGCGTGAAAGATTTGCCTTATTTACAGGTTGGCCCTTACCACACCAATACCTATGCAGGTTTGGAACTTGCTGCCGATTTGCTCCGCCGCAGGAAAACCCATAATAAACAGATTTTCATGATTACAGATGGGAAACCAACCTGCTTAAAGGAAAATGGCAAATACTATAAAAACAGTATGGGTTTGGATAGAAAGGTGATTAACAAAACCTTAAATATGGCGGCCCAATGTAAACGTTTAAAAATCCCAATTACCACCTTTATGATTGCGAAGGATCCCTATTTACAGCAATTTGTCCGTCAATTTACAGAAATTAATGGCGGCAGGGCTTTTTACAGCTCTTTAAACGGCTTAGGTGAATACATTTTTGAAGATTACATTAAGAATAGACGTAAGACAGTTAAATAAGGTAGAGGGTAAAAAGGTGGAAGGTTTAGGACCAAAGCCAAAAAGATCTACTAAACAAATCTTAGAAATATTTAAAACAGGCAAGGATTTAGCGATTGATGTTGCATACTGAAACCCCAAGACTTAAACCTCAAACCCATTTAAAAAAGATGCAAAATACTACATTAGGAGAGTTAAAAACCACAGGATATAAATCAAGATCGGTAAAAGAAGAACTCAGAGAAAATCTGATTAAAGTGCTGCGCGATAAAAAAACCGAATTTGAGGGCATTATCGGCTACGATGAAACGGTTATTCCAGAATTACAGACCGCAATTTTATCACGTCACAATATTTTACTTTTAGGTTTACGCGGACAGGCAAAAACACGTATTGCCCGTTTAATGGTCAATTTATTGGATGAATATGTGCCTTATGTTGCCGGAAGCGAGATTTTTGATGATCCGTTAAATCCAATTTCGTGGTACGCCAAAAATGAAATTGCCACCAAAGGTGATGATACCGAAATTGCCTGGCTGCACCGCAGTGAAAGGTATACCGAAAAACTGGCCACACCAGATGTTACCGTTGCTGATTTAATTGGCGATGTTGACCCGATTAAGGCCGCTACTTTAAAGTTAACCTATAATGATGAACGTGTAATCCATTTTGGTTTAATTCCACGCGCGCACCGCAGCATTTTCGTCATTAACGAATTACCCGATTTACAGGCCCGTATCCAGGTCGCGCTGTTTAACATGTTGCAGGAAAAAGATATACAGATCCGTGGTTTCAAATTGCGTTTACCTTTAGATATCCAGTTTCTATTTACCGCAAACCCGGAAGATTACACCAACCGTGGAAGCATTGTTACGCCATTGAAAGATAGGATCGAAAGTCAGATCTTGACTCACTACCCAAAAAGCATCGAGATTTCGCGTAAAATTACTTTTCAGGAAGCTAAGCTTACAGCAGAACAAAAAGCCAATATTGAAGCTGATGGTTTGGTGAAAGACCTGGTTGAACAAATTGCTTTCGAGGCTCGCAAAAGTGAATATATCGACCAGAAATCGGGTGTATCAGCAAGATTAACCATTTCGGCATACGAGAATTTAATCAGCACAGCTGAACGCAGAATGTTAATATCTGGTGAAAAAAATACAGTTGTTCGTTTGGCAGATTTGGCAGGAATTATCCCAGCGATAACGGGTAAAATAGAATTGGTTTACGAAGGCGAATTGGAAGGACCTGCGCATGTGGCCACCACCTTAATTGGCAAGGCAGTTAAAACTTTGTTTGCACGCTATTTCCCTGACCCTGAAAAAGCAAAAAAAACCAAAACAGCCAATCCTTACACCGAAGTAACCGAATGGTTTACCGAAGGCCATAATGTTGATGTTACGGATACCTTGAGCAATACACAATACAAAAAAGCATTGATGTTGGTACCAGGCTTGTATGATCTGGTAAAGAAATTCCATCCTAAACTGAGCGAAAACCAAACCTTGCTCTTAATGGAATTTGTATTACATGGTTTAGCCGAATATTCACAACTGAGCAAAAACTTTTTAAATGGTGGCTTCGGCTTTTCTGATATGTTTGGCAGCTTATTTAATGCCGAATTTGACGAGGAAGAGGATGAAGACGATTTCAGGTAAAAGCAAATGAATAAGGGATTAAATTAAAATGGAGTTTAACGGATATCTTTTATCGTTAAGATTGAATCAGGAGAATCT
Proteins encoded in this region:
- a CDS encoding uroporphyrinogen-III synthase — protein: MQEKNDSRIRKVKSILVTLPKPETEKSPYYDLAKKHNLKVDFRSFIHVEGVPARDFRKDKINLADFTAVIFTSRNAADHFFRICEEMRYEVPAELKYFCLSETIALYLQKYIQYRKRKIFFGKQTAADLAEVLKKHANEKFLYPCSDMATEDTMKFLEKSGYNFTPAVLFRTVVSDLSDLAEVFYDVIAFFSPSSIQSLFKNFPDFKQNNTRIAAFGTNTSKACTDMDLIVDIAAPTPGVPSMTMAIENYIKISNK
- a CDS encoding DUF4271 domain-containing protein; protein product: MPKFIFFLFAFLWSADFVAANQLPFQADSAVVNQYRYRRYRPDSATLARQKFYTDSLIHHTWVLPDSLINKSALLDTIEKEYLSAKLDLWAWHKKYQHLKKKANPYQLGTKIPKGNVGLLGFIFGMLIIFAILKNAFSKQLSAIVQSFFSNRILNNINKEDNLFSSWPFLLLFVQFGFVFGMFFFLVAQWNDMYQAKDGFKFFFSISITIIVFYALKLVLLRFLGYLFNVQKPVGEYISILYLSYFNASLLFIPLVVAFALSPLKYGEVYIVLAFLLLGVIFTFQLLRAGITILSNNKFSKMHLFLYFCALEICPVVILIKTIGL
- the hemW gene encoding radical SAM family heme chaperone HemW, whose amino-acid sequence is MSGIYIHIPFCKKACHYCDFHFSTSLKYAEEMVEAICKEIKIKKDRISGQVGSIYLGGGTPSILSQAALQKIFDTINHTFSVDADAEITIETNPDDLTAQKLKELKQLPVNRFSVGIQSFYDEDLIWMNRAHQAREAEDCIRRSQDAGFENLTLDLIYGYPLLTDQKWLNNIQKAIELEVPHISAYALTVEPRTALAHAIKSKKQTPVNDNQSAAQFLILMEQLVDAGFEHYEISNFAKPGHYAVHNTNYWKGIDYIGIGPSAHGFNGQNRFMNPANNALYMETLGHNKLPEMVEELSLNDRFNEYVMTSLRTMWGTDLQKINTDFGKDFLEETKYNLKNFEDKDWLIIDGDKLRLSQNGKLFADHIASELFIVGNE
- a CDS encoding SDR family oxidoreductase codes for the protein MSKIVWITGASSGIGEALVYEYFKGGEKLIISGRNRDELFRVKGNCQNSFNVHVLPFDLSETETLENKAADAIRIFGKIDLLINSGGVSQRSLALETNLQTEQQIMDTNFWGTVVLSKAVLPLMISNGGGQIALISSLVGKFGTKFRSTYAASKHALHGYFDSLRSEVYDKNIDITIICPGFIKTNVTYNALTADGKPLNIMGEAHENAMTPADCAKQIVQAIRNKKEEVYIGGKETKAVLLKRFFPKIFSKKVRTAKVN
- a CDS encoding fasciclin domain-containing protein, whose product is MKNLILSVFAVITMAFTTQVYAQKNPMVGGAAMYATKDIVDNAVNSKDHTTLVAAVKAAGLVETLKGAGPFTVFAPTNAAFDKLPAGTVDNLVKPENKATLTKILTYHVVAGKMDSKAIAKAIKAGGGKAELTTVEGGKLWAWMEGKKLVLKDEKGGMSTVTIADVNQKNGVIHVVDTVLMPK
- a CDS encoding cupin-like domain-containing protein; this encodes MKFNLSPIDVVENISKSDFELNYLKPRRPLVIKNMAKKWPAYQKWTMDYMKDIVGDKTVPLYDSSKADPSKPINASAAEMKFGDYIDLIKKTPTDLRIFLFDPIKFAPKLLEDYIAPKELMGGFLDSYPNMFFGGKGSVTFLHYDIDLAHIFHTHFNGRKHVILFDYKWKERLYQIPYATYALEDYDVENPDFEKFPALKGVKGVEAFLEHGDTLFMPTGYWHWMKYLDGSFSISLRAWDKSWAVKAKSLYNLTLQRKFDDFMKANYREKYMHWKEELAIKRASKALEKNLPR
- a CDS encoding DUF3050 domain-containing protein, translating into MHPNIIKIQESITSLKQEIINHKVYSAISELEDLRVFMEHHIFAVWDFMSLLKALQINLTCTSLPWFPVGDPVTRQLINEIVAGEESDVDADGAIKSHFELYLDAMDQCGANTKPINDFLNALKNGKSFNEAFDMANVPAAAKDFVNATFETINSGKTHLQAASFTFGREDLIPNMFYSMVNDLNSTQADKVSVFKYYLERHIEVDGDHHSHLALSMTEKLCEKEEAFWAEAEETTKQALQKRIDLWDAAYAEIIKNKVEAQLLNC